A DNA window from Drosophila pseudoobscura strain MV-25-SWS-2005 chromosome 2, UCI_Dpse_MV25, whole genome shotgun sequence contains the following coding sequences:
- the LOC4801784 gene encoding vesicular integral-membrane protein VIP36, translated as MTQIINTSCLLGLFVVFLASDILGNENGDYMKRDHSLVRPFQGVGVILPHWDFMGNTMVTSNYIRLTPDLQSKSGALWNYNPIMSRNWEIHVGFKVHGKGTELFGDGFAVWYTKERMQTGPVFGSKDYFNGLAIILDTYSNHNGPHNHQHPYLSAMVNNGSWSYDHDRDGTHTQLSGCEVRFRNVEYETLISIRYENDILSVSTDLENRNEWKSCFVVANVELPTGYYLGLSATTGDLSDNHDIHSFKFYDVDNDVSHDEIMRRTNIVPNAKSFEPPREHKDDPKPGMSNAKIFFILLFVVVVAALVAIFAISYFKDRNARKRFY; from the exons ATGACCCAGATCATAAACACAAGTTGTCTCCTGGGGCTGTTTGTCGTCTTTCTGGCATCGGATATTTTGGGTAACGAGAATGGAGACTACATGAAGCGGGACCATAGTCTGGTGCGTCCATTTCAAG GTGTTGGCGTCATCCTACCCCACTGGGACTTCATGGGCAACACAATGGTGACCAGCAACTACATAAGACTGACGCCGGACTTGCAGTCAAAGAGCGGCGCACTTTGGAACTACAAT CCCATCATGTCACGCAACTGGGAGATACATGTGGGCTTCAAGGTTCACGGCAAAGGCACTGAACTCTTTGGCGATGGCTTTGCAGTTTGGTATACGAAGGAGCGCATGCAGACGGGCCCCGTCTTTGGCAGTAAGGACTACTTCAACGGACTGGCCATCATTTTGGATACCTACAGCAATCACAACGGTCCCCACAAT CACCAACATCCGTACTTGAGTGCAATGGTGAATAACGGCAGCTGGAGCTACGACCACGATCGCGATGGCACGCACACGCAGCTGTCAGGCTGTGAGGTGAGGTTCCGCAATGTGGAATACGAGACACTCATAAGCATACGCTACGAGAACGATATCTTATCCGTATCGACGGATTTGGAGAATCGAAACGAGTGGAAGAGCTGCTTCGTGGTGGCGAACGTAGAGCTGCCTACGGGCTACTACTTGGGCTTGTCGGCAACGACAGGCGACTTGTCCGATAACCACGACATCCACAGCTTTAAGTTCTACGACGTTGATAACGACGTTTCG CATGACGAAATTATGCGACGAACCAATATCGTACCAAATGCAAAAAGCTTTGAACCACCCCGTGAGCACAAAGATGACCCCAAGCCGGGCATGTCGAATGCCAAAATATTCTTCATACTTCTGTTCGTTGTGGTTGTTGCGGCTTTGGTGGCCATTTTTGCCATCTCCTACTTCAAGGATCGCAATGCGCGTAAGCGTTTCTATTGA